The segment CAGCAGGCGTTCCGGGCCTACGGCAACAGCGGCGCCTACGGGGCGGCGAAGGCGGGTCTCGTCGGGCTGACCCGCTCGCAAGCCGAGGCCTGGTCGCGGCAGGGGGTCTGCTGCAACGCGGTCGCCCCGGGGGTGGTGCACACGCCGCTGACCGAGGCGGTGTTCACCGATCCCACGAAAGTGTCGGCGCACGCTGCTCGTACGATGATCGGCCGCAATGGTTTGCCGAGCGATTTCGCCGGATGTGCGGTTTTCCTGGCGAGTGGCGCCGGGCAAGCGGTAACCGGTCAGACACTCTTCGTCGACGGTGGGTACTCGGCCACCTGAACGATCTCCCTTTACCCAGGTCCGACACGGTAAAGTACCGGCGCTCAGGACTTGGAGGTATTCGTGGCGGCCACTCTCCCGCGCCGGTTCACCGCCCTGCTGGCGCTTCTCGCTGTCGCCGTCGCGATGGTGCCCGGAAGCCCCGCCGCAGCGGCGCCGAACGACCCTGAGGGCGGTTCGAAGAAGCTGCGCACCGCGCTGGAGACCGCCGCGAAGGGCTACGACCAGGCGAAGACGAAGCTAGCCGCCTCGAAGAAGCGGCAGAAGCAGCTGGCGCTCACCCTCAAGTCGTCCGAGGCGAGCGCCAAGGCGCTGACCGTGCAGGTCAACGAGGTGGCGAACCGGTCGTACCAGATGGGCCGGATCAGCACGGTGACGATGCTGCTCAACAGCGCCTCCCCGGACGACTTCATCGACAAGGTGCAGAGCCTCGACGTGCTGGCCCAGGTGGACAGCGGCACGCTCGCCGAGTACCAGGACGACATCGCCACCGCCAAGCAGGCCCAGATCGCGCTGGACGCCGAGATCGTCGAGCAGAAGCGGCAGGTCAACGTGATGGCCCGGAAGAAGCGCGAGGCGGAGATCGCGCTGGCCGAGGTCGGTGGCGGCGCGGCCGGTGGCTTCATCTCGGCGAACTCCCCGGCCGCCCAGCCGGCGCCGCGCAACTCCGACGGGTCCTGGCCGAAGGAGTCCTGCACGGTGAAGGACCCGACCTCCGGCGGGTGCATCACGCCGCGCACGCTGCACGCCTACCAGCAGGCGCGGGCCGACAGCTTCAAGCGGTACACGGTGTGCTGGAGCCAGCGGTCGTCGGGTGAACACCCCAAGGGCCGGGCCTGCGACTTCTCGTCGGCGACCGGGACGTTCAAGAACTCGGCGGCCACCGGGGAGGACAAGGCGTACGGCGACCGGCTGGCCGCCTACTTCGTCAAGAACGCCGACGAGCTCGGTGTGATGTATGTCATCTGGTACCGGCAGATCTGGATGAGCGGCAGCTGGCGGTCGTACAGCGCGAGCGGCGGGGCGGCCGCGGAGCACACCAACCACGTACACGTCTCGATGCTCTGAACCCGCCCGCACCTGGGCGGGCGGGTCCGGGATAGCGTTTCCGGTCATGGACGATGAGCGGTGGATGCGGCGTGCGGTCGAACTGACCCACCTCTGCCCCCGGTCCGAGACCGCCTTCGCTGTCGGGGCGGTGATCGTCTCCTCCGGGGAGGAGATCGCCTCGGGGTATTCGCGGGACACCGATCCGTACGTGCATGCCGAGGAGTCGGCCCTGCTCAAGGTGGCCGGCGACGAGCGGCTGCGCGACGCCACGCTCTACAGCACCCTGGAGCCGTGCTCGAAGCGGAGCAGCCGGCCGCACGCCACCTGTGTGAGCCTGATCATCGCGGCCGGGATCCCGCGCGTGGTGATCGCCTGGCGCGAGCCGGACATCTTCGTCACCTGCGAGGGCATCGCCCTGCTGACCGGCGCGGGCATCGAGGTCGTCGAGTTGCCGGAGTTCGCCGGGCCGGCCATGGAAGCGAACGCGCACCTGATCCGCTGAGCGGCCTGTCGATGCGGTCCGGGTTCAGCGAGCGCCGGTAGCATCCCGGCGATGGAAACTGCGCCGCGCCCTCTCCCCTCGGCCCTGGCGACCGCCCTCGCGTTCGGATCCAGCGGCGCCGTCCTGGTCCTCGAGATCGTCGCGCTGCGGCTGGTCGGTCCGTACGTCGGGGTCACCCTGCAGGTCAGCAGCTCGGTCATCGGGGTGGCGCTGGCGGCGATCGCGTACGGCGCGTGGCTCGGTGGGCGCCTGGCCGACCGGTTCGACCCGCGGGCACTGCTCGCGCCGGCCCTGATCCTGGGCGCCATCGGTACGGCCGTGACCCTCCCGCTAGTCCGCTGGGGTGGGGAACTGCTGCGTGGCGGAGCCGCCCCCGCTGTCCTGATGCTCGCCGCCCTGGCCGTCTTCCTGCCCGCCCTGGTGCTCTCCACGATCGCGCCGATGGTCGTGAAACTGCAGCTCGGCGACCTGCGCAAGGCGGGCACCGTGGTGGGCCGGCTGTCCAGCATCGGCACCCTCGGGGCGATCACCGCGACCCTGGTCACCGGGTTCGTCTTCGTGGCGGCGCTGCCGAGCAGTGTGATCGTTCTCAGCCTGGCGGTGCTGCTGGCGGTGTCCGGGCTGGCCCTCGGCTGGTGGTTGCGCGCTTCTCGGCTGCCCGGATCGCCGCGAACCCGG is part of the Actinoplanes sp. NBC_00393 genome and harbors:
- a CDS encoding coiled-coil domain-containing protein, yielding MAATLPRRFTALLALLAVAVAMVPGSPAAAAPNDPEGGSKKLRTALETAAKGYDQAKTKLAASKKRQKQLALTLKSSEASAKALTVQVNEVANRSYQMGRISTVTMLLNSASPDDFIDKVQSLDVLAQVDSGTLAEYQDDIATAKQAQIALDAEIVEQKRQVNVMARKKREAEIALAEVGGGAAGGFISANSPAAQPAPRNSDGSWPKESCTVKDPTSGGCITPRTLHAYQQARADSFKRYTVCWSQRSSGEHPKGRACDFSSATGTFKNSAATGEDKAYGDRLAAYFVKNADELGVMYVIWYRQIWMSGSWRSYSASGGAAAEHTNHVHVSML
- a CDS encoding deaminase, which translates into the protein MDDERWMRRAVELTHLCPRSETAFAVGAVIVSSGEEIASGYSRDTDPYVHAEESALLKVAGDERLRDATLYSTLEPCSKRSSRPHATCVSLIIAAGIPRVVIAWREPDIFVTCEGIALLTGAGIEVVELPEFAGPAMEANAHLIR